The Linepithema humile isolate Giens D197 chromosome 2, Lhum_UNIL_v1.0, whole genome shotgun sequence genome has a segment encoding these proteins:
- the LOC105679159 gene encoding cAMP-dependent protein kinase catalytic subunit beta-like, producing the protein MVDTEKDRIKEYDEILDDLKTTFMEKWKMKRIDDVTLESFERFRTLGTGAFGRVILVKYKPTSTYYAMKILDKAKLVKSKQIDHTRNEKRILQSISFPFTVFMEFCFKDNSYVYMVLPFIHGGEMFTHLRRMGKFDESLAKFYAAQVALALEYLHHCSLIYRDLKPENILIQDSGYIRVTDFGFCKMIDNRTWTLCGTPEYLAPEVILSKGYGKAVDWWSFGVLIYEMNAGYPPFFAHDPMKIYEKIVSGKYKFAHHFGEELRDILKNVLQVDLTRRYGNLKDGSLDIKRHRWFKSIDWIEIYHQKVQPSFIPHVTSHSDTTNFDHYEEVPLDIASVDYYGKEFAHF; encoded by the exons ATGGTTGACACAGAAAAAGACCGGATCAAGGAGTACGACGAGATCCTCGACGACCTGAAGACGACTTTTATGGAGAAGTGGAAAATGAAGAGGATCGACGACGTGACGCTGGAGAGCTTCGAACGTTTCAGAACCCTCGGCACCGGTGCCTTCGGCCGCGTCATCCTCGTCAAATACAAACCAACGTCCACGTATTATGCCATGAAAATCCTCGACAAGGCGAAACTCGTCAAGTCGAAGCAAATAGATCACACGCGTAACGAAAAGCGAATTCTGCAAAGCATCAGCTTCCCCTTCACGGTCTTCATGGAGTTCTGCTTCAAG GACAATTCCTACGTGTACATGGTGCTACCGTTCATACACGGCGGCGAGATGTTTACCCATCTGAGACGCATGGGAAAGTTCGACGAATCGCTGGCAAAATTCTACGCCGCCCAGGTGGCTTTAGCCTTGGAATATCTGCACCACTGCAGTTTGATCTATCGCGATCTGAAGCCGGAGAACATTCTGATTCAAGACTCTGGCTACATCAGGGTGACCGATTTTGGCTTCTGTAAGATGATAGACAACCGCACGTGGACGTTGTGCGGCACACCGGAATACCTGGCGCCGGAGGTGATTTTATCGAAAGGCTACGGTAAGGCGGTCGATTGGTGGAGCTTCGGCGTACTGATTTACGAGATGAACGCGGGCTACCCACCGTTCTTCGCGCACGATCCCATGAAGATCTACGAAAAGATCGTGTCGGGCAAGTACAAGTTCGCACATCACTTCGGCGAGGAACTGAGAGACATTCTGAAGAATGTTCTGCAGGTAGATCTGACGAGGAGATACGGCAATTTGAAGGACGGCAGTCTGGACATCAAGAGGCACCGCTGGTTCAAGTCTATCGATTGGATCGAGATCTATCATCAGAAAGTGCAACCAAGCTTCATTCCTCACGTCACCAGCCACAGTGACACGACCAACTTCGACCACTACGAAGAAGTGCCGCTCGACATTGCCTCCGTCGACTATTATGGCAAGGAGTTTGCGCATTTTTAG
- the LOC105679158 gene encoding smad nuclear interacting protein 1, giving the protein MSNWRASHSNNADRRDVTYKSNREDRCERSNDSYRDRSQRDRSREHRGSRRDHFRKDDEKQNGRRKYDRSPPRRENNYSRHRERNERSRSKERRDDSGRRRNDQYKQKRSPEDVRMKKEPSPEWGKSNVKNEDKSKQQEKEKPNFELSGKLTEDMNTVNGVVIKYAEPQDARKPKRRWRLYPFKGEKALPTLYIHRQSAYLMGRDRKVADIPLDHPSCSKQHAALQYRLVSFQKEGGVEGRRVRPYIIDLESANGTFVNNVKLEPRRYHELLEKDVIRFGFSTREYVLLHEHSKDDSFDDDVPLTNAT; this is encoded by the coding sequence atgtCAAATTGGCGAGCGAGTCACAGCAACAACGCAGATCGAAGAGACGTTACTTATAAAAGTAACAGAGAAGACAGGTGTGAGAGGAGTAATGATTCTTACAGAGACAGATCACAGAGAGATAGAAGCAGAGAACACAGAGGTAGCAGACGTGATCACTTCAGAAAAGACGACGAAAAGCAGAATGGCAGGAGAAAATATGACAGATCGCCGCCACGAAGAGAGAACAATTATTCTCGGCACAGAGAACGTAATGAGAGAAGTAGGAGTAAGGAGAGAAGAGATGACTCTGGAAGGAGACGCAACGATCAGTACAAGCAAAAGAGGAGCCCGGAGGATGTAAGAATGAAGAAGGAACCTTCCCCCGAATGGGGAAAATCAAATGTAAAGAATGAGGATAAATCAAAGCAacaggagaaagagaaacccAACTTTGAATTATCAGGAAAGTTGACAGAAGACATGAATACTGTCAATGGAGTGGTTATAAAGTATGCTGAGCCACAAGATGCCAGAAAGCCCAAACGCAGATGGAGACTGTATCCCTTCAAAGGGGAGAAAGCATTGCCTACATTGTACATCCATCGACAATCGGCGTATCTCATGGGCAGAGATCGTAAAGTAGCTGACATACCCTTGGATCATCCTTCATGTTCTAAACAACATGCCGCTCTGCAATATCGTCTAGTCTCCTTTCAAAAAGAAGGTGGTGTCGAGGGCAGAAGAGTACGACCATATATCATTGATTTAGAATCAGCTAATGGCAcctttgtaaataatgtaaaattagaaCCAAGGAGATACcatgaattattagaaaaagatgTGATAAGATTTGGTTTCAGCACTAGAGAATATGTTTTGCTACATGAACACAGTAAGGATGATTCCTTCGACGATGATGTACCTCTTACAAATGCAACTTAG
- the LOC105679209 gene encoding protein PRRC2C-like isoform X1, with amino-acid sequence MRFVKLTLLAFLAVATSAKEESSSSKSRDKRQQLTFHLRKSRLPPYAVQMEPIVQYSQRDPLYNPLASPKNDDLYEETPLSYYQQEPEPIIEIIIKESNESLPTPVPPSSPPQPRPTKEPIQVFYVKYEKKKGYGDKTRVVYDPPIPALTPVEEHEEIKPDNSVPYEEEPTYTATPAPAPEPSTTLRAIIRPDSEVYHSGSSGIRVTFGTEQVPPNSHSKRSDLETPSSSTQQQQQPQPQQQPQQQQKQQQQQQQQQQHTSKPTASPGSPKRQHGPYQPLQPPVSPSIRVPPAFPQQRIVNSFPPQQQALQQQALQQQPTFLQPQQQQPHHQAFPPQQALRNPPPPPPPPRAPQRHPITIQGLPEVQQRAPFHSFGPPPHRVNINHPQQPGFPPTLSVSHQSVNLQNQPLSLPPSGFSAEPPQQPLSIRPSGFNAEPPQQPLSIRPSGFNAEPPQQPLSIRPGSFNPEPPQQSLPIRPNSFNAELPPQSLSPFKQQELEKQRYHEQRRQQELLKQREHQRQHEQQRQHEQQRHQEHQRFLEQQRQIEQQRLLEQQRQQEHQRQQEHQRLQEQQRLQEQQRLQEQQHLQELQRLQEQRRRKQEQEQKLLQEQQRYRAQFKYNQAQLQQSQLQSAQRPAGEIFKAVPKLEQHYAIRENPLHPGPFPPNSAVVQTTPFPEIAQNHFASAQSPNALQDFQQLSGNAPNHFISSDILQQQHQQLNAKHQSYQNNQHSFFSQTLPPTPQQRPQQRPQQRPQSTSSLQQSSSIWGGRPIFNSNPSQKIYATPVSPSEEFESPSTARTFLPTTTTTTTTTTTTTTEAPTTIPPNKVAKIQENIANLPDEVPDDIREQLLSSGILGNADIQILDYDKIGDIPIEKLPPEALANFYGAGGGTALAAGSEPVPSIAKRPPTKTTQQVSGVSPPKKATAGTAGGGSGATKFEPATLRPGGVEMKVVRFDPNTEQGRTVAQQHIRDDATRLEPVTVGARGDGAQYNRYLPLKVSGASFPIPDTPELNGRRITSVVVLAPVDYDFPDEAKQIAESQRQSRKIDGDAQPVRFFAGDTLKQLVKKPSAENYKKWLEQESRTEPQRQSVVLLVTILRDGDGQGDKEIFMYDVTSGSVSKLAGDLSTAFVDAAESNSDGTASMDDSTFSTY; translated from the exons ATGCGGTTCGTCAAGCTG ACACTCTTGGCGTTTCTCGCCGTGGCGACCTCCGCCAAGGAGGAGAGCTCGTCGTCGAAGAGCCGCGATAAACGTCAGCAGCTTACCTTCCACCTGCGAAAAAGCCGTTTGCCGCCGTACGCGGTTCAGATGGAACCAATAGTGCAGTATTCGCAGAGAGATCCCTTGTACAATCCCTTAGCGAGTCCGAAGAACGACGATTTATACGAGGAGACGCCGCTGAGCTACTATCAACAGGAGCCCGAGCCGATAATCGAGATCATCATCAAAGAATCCAATGAATCCCTGCCGACGCCGGTGCCTCCGTCGTCGCCGCCTCAGCCGCGACCGACGAAGGAACCCATCCAGGTGTTCTACGTGAAGTACGAGAAGAAAAAGGGCTATGGCGATAAAACCCGCGTCGTCTACGATCCGCCGATACCGGCGCTGACGCCGGTGGAGGAACATGAAGAAATCAAGCCGGACAACTCGGTGCCGTACGAGGAAGAGCCGACGTACACGGCGACTCCGGCGCCGGCTCCGGAGCCGTCGACGACCTTGCGCGCTATTATCCGACCTGATAGCGAGGTGTATCACTCTGGAAGCAGTGGCATTCGCGTGACTTTCGGCACCGAGCAAGTGCCGCCGAACAGTCACAGCAAGCGCAGCGATCTGGAGACACCCAGCAGCAGCAcacagcaacagcagcagccgCAGCCGCAGCAACAACCGCAGCAGCAACagaagcagcagcagcagcagcagcagcagcagcagcataCTAGCAAGCCGACGGCATCACCGGGGTCACCGAAGAGACAACACGGCCCGTATCAACCTCTGCAGCCGCCGGTGTCTCCATCAATACGAGTGCCGCCCGCGTTCCCGCAACAGCGGATCGTCAACTCGTTTCCGCCGCAACAGCAAGCGCTACAGCAACAGGCTTTGCAACAGCAGCCGACGTTTCTACagccgcagcagcagcagccacATCATCAGGCATTTCCACCTCAGCAAGCTTTGAGAAatccaccgccgccgccgccaccgccgagAGCACCGCAACGGCATCCCATAACGATCCAAGGTCTTCCGGAAGTACAACAACGCGCGCCGTTCCATAGTTTCGGCCCGCCGCCGCATCGCGTTAATATCAATCACCCGCAGCAGCCAGGATTCCCACCGACGCTATCGGTGTCGCATCAGAGCGTGAACCTGCAGAATCAGCCGCTGTCGTTGCCGCCGTCTGGCTTCAGCGCGGAACCACCGCAGCAACCTCTGTCGATTAGACCGAGCGGTTTCAATGCGGAACCGCCGCAGCAACCACTGTCGATTAGACCGAGCGGTTTCAATGCGGAACCGCCGCAGCAACCGTTGTCGATCAGACCCGGCAGCTTCAACCCAGAACCGCCGCAACAATCACTGCCCATTAGGCCGAACAGTTTCAACGCGGAACTCCCTCCGCAATCGCTGTCTCCGTTCAAGCAACAGGAACTGGAGAAGCAGCGATATCACGAGCAGCGACGACAGCAGGAACTGCTGAAGCAGCGGGAGCATCAGCGGCAGCACGAGCAGCAACGGCAGCACGAACAGCAACGGCATCAGGAACATCAACGTTTCCTGGAGCAACAGCGACAGATCGAACAGCAGAGATTATTGGAGCAGCAAAGGCAGCAAGAGCATCAGAGGCAACAGGAGCACCAAAGGCTCCAGGAGCAACAACGTTTGCAAGAACAGCAGCGGCTGCAAGAACAACAACATCTGCAAGAATTGCAGCGATTGCAAGAGCAGCGCAGGCGAAAGCAGGAGCAAGAGCAGAAGCTTCTTCAGGAGCAACAACGATATCGCGCACAATTCAAGTACAATCAAGCTCAGCTGCAGCAATCGCAATTACAATCGGCGCAACGACCAGCCGGTGAAATCTTCAAGGCTGTTCCGAAGCTAGAACAGCATTACGCGATCAGAGAGAATCCTCTTCATCCTGGTCCGTTCCCGCCGAACTCCGCGGTGGTGCAAACTACCCCGTTCCCCGAAATCGCTCAGAATCACTTCGCCTCTGCGCAGTCGCCGAACGCTCTTCAGGATTTCCAACAACTCTCCGGCAACGCACCGAATCACTTCATCTCCAGCGATATTCTGCAGCAGCAGCATCAACAGTTGAACGCGAAGCATCAGTCTTATCAGAATAATCAGCACAGTTTCTTCTCGCAAACCCTACCGCCGACGCCGCAGCAGCGACCGCAACAGCGACCACAACAGCGGCCGCAGAGCACTTCGTCTCTGCAGCAATCGTCATCGATATGGGGCGGTCGCCCGATATTCAACTCGAATCCCTCGCAGAAGATCTATGCGACGCCGGTCAGTCCGTCCGAGGAGTTCGAGTCGCCGTCGACCGCGAGAACTTTCCTgccgacgacaacgacgacgacaacgacaacCACCACCACGACCACCGAGGCGCCAACTACGATCCCGCCGAACAAGGTGGCGAAGATTCAAGAGAACATCGCCAATCTACCGGACGAGGTGCCCGACGATATCAGGGAGCAGCTGTTGAGTTCCGGGATTTTAGGTAACGCCGACATCCAGATCCTCGACTACGACAAGATCGGCGACATACCGATCGAGAAACTGCCGCCGGAGGCACTGGCGAATTTCTACGGAGCCGGAGGCGGTACGGCACTCGCCGCTGGTAGCGAGCCCGTGCCGTCGATCGCCAAGAGACCGCCGACGAAGACGACGCAGCAGGTGAGCGGCGTTTCGCCGCCGAAGAAGGCGACAGCGGGGACCGCCGGCGGCGGTAGCGGCGCGACCAAGTTCGAGCCAGCCACCTTGCGACCCGGCGGCGTGGAGATGAAAGTAGTACGCTTCGATCCCAATACGGAGCAAGGCCGGACCGTGGCGCAGCAGCACATACGGGACGACGCGACCCGGCTCGAGCCGGTGACCGTGGGAGCGCGCGGGGATGGCGCTCAATACAATCGTTACCTGCCGCTCAAAGTGAGTGGCGCGTCCTTCCCAATACCGGATACGCCGGAGCTTAACGGCCGTAGGATCACGAGCGTCGTGGTACTGGCGCCCGTCGACTACGACTTTCCCGACGAGGCGAAGCAGATCGCGGAGTCGCAGCGGCAGAGCAGGAAGATCGACGGGGACGCGCAGCCAGTCAGATTTTTCGCCGGCGACACCCTCAAGCAGCTCGTGAAGAAGCCCAGCGCGGAGAACTACAAGAAGTGGCTCGAACAGGAGAGTCGCACCGAACCGCAGAGGCAGTCCGTCGTGCTTCTGGTGACGAT ACTGAGAGACGGTGATGGTCAGGGTGACAAGGAAATCTTCATGTACGACGTGACCTCAGGGTCTGTCAGCAAACTGGCCGGCGATCTCTCGACAGCCTTTGTAGACGCTGCCGAGAGCAACTCCGACGGCACTGCTTCCATGGATGATTCCACCTTCTCGACGTATTAA
- the LOC105679209 gene encoding protein PRRC2C-like isoform X2 yields MEPIVQYSQRDPLYNPLASPKNDDLYEETPLSYYQQEPEPIIEIIIKESNESLPTPVPPSSPPQPRPTKEPIQVFYVKYEKKKGYGDKTRVVYDPPIPALTPVEEHEEIKPDNSVPYEEEPTYTATPAPAPEPSTTLRAIIRPDSEVYHSGSSGIRVTFGTEQVPPNSHSKRSDLETPSSSTQQQQQPQPQQQPQQQQKQQQQQQQQQQHTSKPTASPGSPKRQHGPYQPLQPPVSPSIRVPPAFPQQRIVNSFPPQQQALQQQALQQQPTFLQPQQQQPHHQAFPPQQALRNPPPPPPPPRAPQRHPITIQGLPEVQQRAPFHSFGPPPHRVNINHPQQPGFPPTLSVSHQSVNLQNQPLSLPPSGFSAEPPQQPLSIRPSGFNAEPPQQPLSIRPSGFNAEPPQQPLSIRPGSFNPEPPQQSLPIRPNSFNAELPPQSLSPFKQQELEKQRYHEQRRQQELLKQREHQRQHEQQRQHEQQRHQEHQRFLEQQRQIEQQRLLEQQRQQEHQRQQEHQRLQEQQRLQEQQRLQEQQHLQELQRLQEQRRRKQEQEQKLLQEQQRYRAQFKYNQAQLQQSQLQSAQRPAGEIFKAVPKLEQHYAIRENPLHPGPFPPNSAVVQTTPFPEIAQNHFASAQSPNALQDFQQLSGNAPNHFISSDILQQQHQQLNAKHQSYQNNQHSFFSQTLPPTPQQRPQQRPQQRPQSTSSLQQSSSIWGGRPIFNSNPSQKIYATPVSPSEEFESPSTARTFLPTTTTTTTTTTTTTTEAPTTIPPNKVAKIQENIANLPDEVPDDIREQLLSSGILGNADIQILDYDKIGDIPIEKLPPEALANFYGAGGGTALAAGSEPVPSIAKRPPTKTTQQVSGVSPPKKATAGTAGGGSGATKFEPATLRPGGVEMKVVRFDPNTEQGRTVAQQHIRDDATRLEPVTVGARGDGAQYNRYLPLKVSGASFPIPDTPELNGRRITSVVVLAPVDYDFPDEAKQIAESQRQSRKIDGDAQPVRFFAGDTLKQLVKKPSAENYKKWLEQESRTEPQRQSVVLLVTILRDGDGQGDKEIFMYDVTSGSVSKLAGDLSTAFVDAAESNSDGTASMDDSTFSTY; encoded by the exons ATGGAACCAATAGTGCAGTATTCGCAGAGAGATCCCTTGTACAATCCCTTAGCGAGTCCGAAGAACGACGATTTATACGAGGAGACGCCGCTGAGCTACTATCAACAGGAGCCCGAGCCGATAATCGAGATCATCATCAAAGAATCCAATGAATCCCTGCCGACGCCGGTGCCTCCGTCGTCGCCGCCTCAGCCGCGACCGACGAAGGAACCCATCCAGGTGTTCTACGTGAAGTACGAGAAGAAAAAGGGCTATGGCGATAAAACCCGCGTCGTCTACGATCCGCCGATACCGGCGCTGACGCCGGTGGAGGAACATGAAGAAATCAAGCCGGACAACTCGGTGCCGTACGAGGAAGAGCCGACGTACACGGCGACTCCGGCGCCGGCTCCGGAGCCGTCGACGACCTTGCGCGCTATTATCCGACCTGATAGCGAGGTGTATCACTCTGGAAGCAGTGGCATTCGCGTGACTTTCGGCACCGAGCAAGTGCCGCCGAACAGTCACAGCAAGCGCAGCGATCTGGAGACACCCAGCAGCAGCAcacagcaacagcagcagccgCAGCCGCAGCAACAACCGCAGCAGCAACagaagcagcagcagcagcagcagcagcagcagcagcataCTAGCAAGCCGACGGCATCACCGGGGTCACCGAAGAGACAACACGGCCCGTATCAACCTCTGCAGCCGCCGGTGTCTCCATCAATACGAGTGCCGCCCGCGTTCCCGCAACAGCGGATCGTCAACTCGTTTCCGCCGCAACAGCAAGCGCTACAGCAACAGGCTTTGCAACAGCAGCCGACGTTTCTACagccgcagcagcagcagccacATCATCAGGCATTTCCACCTCAGCAAGCTTTGAGAAatccaccgccgccgccgccaccgccgagAGCACCGCAACGGCATCCCATAACGATCCAAGGTCTTCCGGAAGTACAACAACGCGCGCCGTTCCATAGTTTCGGCCCGCCGCCGCATCGCGTTAATATCAATCACCCGCAGCAGCCAGGATTCCCACCGACGCTATCGGTGTCGCATCAGAGCGTGAACCTGCAGAATCAGCCGCTGTCGTTGCCGCCGTCTGGCTTCAGCGCGGAACCACCGCAGCAACCTCTGTCGATTAGACCGAGCGGTTTCAATGCGGAACCGCCGCAGCAACCACTGTCGATTAGACCGAGCGGTTTCAATGCGGAACCGCCGCAGCAACCGTTGTCGATCAGACCCGGCAGCTTCAACCCAGAACCGCCGCAACAATCACTGCCCATTAGGCCGAACAGTTTCAACGCGGAACTCCCTCCGCAATCGCTGTCTCCGTTCAAGCAACAGGAACTGGAGAAGCAGCGATATCACGAGCAGCGACGACAGCAGGAACTGCTGAAGCAGCGGGAGCATCAGCGGCAGCACGAGCAGCAACGGCAGCACGAACAGCAACGGCATCAGGAACATCAACGTTTCCTGGAGCAACAGCGACAGATCGAACAGCAGAGATTATTGGAGCAGCAAAGGCAGCAAGAGCATCAGAGGCAACAGGAGCACCAAAGGCTCCAGGAGCAACAACGTTTGCAAGAACAGCAGCGGCTGCAAGAACAACAACATCTGCAAGAATTGCAGCGATTGCAAGAGCAGCGCAGGCGAAAGCAGGAGCAAGAGCAGAAGCTTCTTCAGGAGCAACAACGATATCGCGCACAATTCAAGTACAATCAAGCTCAGCTGCAGCAATCGCAATTACAATCGGCGCAACGACCAGCCGGTGAAATCTTCAAGGCTGTTCCGAAGCTAGAACAGCATTACGCGATCAGAGAGAATCCTCTTCATCCTGGTCCGTTCCCGCCGAACTCCGCGGTGGTGCAAACTACCCCGTTCCCCGAAATCGCTCAGAATCACTTCGCCTCTGCGCAGTCGCCGAACGCTCTTCAGGATTTCCAACAACTCTCCGGCAACGCACCGAATCACTTCATCTCCAGCGATATTCTGCAGCAGCAGCATCAACAGTTGAACGCGAAGCATCAGTCTTATCAGAATAATCAGCACAGTTTCTTCTCGCAAACCCTACCGCCGACGCCGCAGCAGCGACCGCAACAGCGACCACAACAGCGGCCGCAGAGCACTTCGTCTCTGCAGCAATCGTCATCGATATGGGGCGGTCGCCCGATATTCAACTCGAATCCCTCGCAGAAGATCTATGCGACGCCGGTCAGTCCGTCCGAGGAGTTCGAGTCGCCGTCGACCGCGAGAACTTTCCTgccgacgacaacgacgacgacaacgacaacCACCACCACGACCACCGAGGCGCCAACTACGATCCCGCCGAACAAGGTGGCGAAGATTCAAGAGAACATCGCCAATCTACCGGACGAGGTGCCCGACGATATCAGGGAGCAGCTGTTGAGTTCCGGGATTTTAGGTAACGCCGACATCCAGATCCTCGACTACGACAAGATCGGCGACATACCGATCGAGAAACTGCCGCCGGAGGCACTGGCGAATTTCTACGGAGCCGGAGGCGGTACGGCACTCGCCGCTGGTAGCGAGCCCGTGCCGTCGATCGCCAAGAGACCGCCGACGAAGACGACGCAGCAGGTGAGCGGCGTTTCGCCGCCGAAGAAGGCGACAGCGGGGACCGCCGGCGGCGGTAGCGGCGCGACCAAGTTCGAGCCAGCCACCTTGCGACCCGGCGGCGTGGAGATGAAAGTAGTACGCTTCGATCCCAATACGGAGCAAGGCCGGACCGTGGCGCAGCAGCACATACGGGACGACGCGACCCGGCTCGAGCCGGTGACCGTGGGAGCGCGCGGGGATGGCGCTCAATACAATCGTTACCTGCCGCTCAAAGTGAGTGGCGCGTCCTTCCCAATACCGGATACGCCGGAGCTTAACGGCCGTAGGATCACGAGCGTCGTGGTACTGGCGCCCGTCGACTACGACTTTCCCGACGAGGCGAAGCAGATCGCGGAGTCGCAGCGGCAGAGCAGGAAGATCGACGGGGACGCGCAGCCAGTCAGATTTTTCGCCGGCGACACCCTCAAGCAGCTCGTGAAGAAGCCCAGCGCGGAGAACTACAAGAAGTGGCTCGAACAGGAGAGTCGCACCGAACCGCAGAGGCAGTCCGTCGTGCTTCTGGTGACGAT ACTGAGAGACGGTGATGGTCAGGGTGACAAGGAAATCTTCATGTACGACGTGACCTCAGGGTCTGTCAGCAAACTGGCCGGCGATCTCTCGACAGCCTTTGTAGACGCTGCCGAGAGCAACTCCGACGGCACTGCTTCCATGGATGATTCCACCTTCTCGACGTATTAA